The proteins below are encoded in one region of Struthio camelus isolate bStrCam1 chromosome 23, bStrCam1.hap1, whole genome shotgun sequence:
- the AUNIP gene encoding aurora kinase A- and ninein-interacting protein isoform X2 — translation MSRPWCAGYNDMQPPNQGRAKAERGPAGAPGCTTPSTAAAHEDKSLISRPKVSHRLLQRRCDGYTSVSFTQAGAAPSRTKQTTLSAFFSTQKGEKDKGNSRSSPLILNKEHKGIPLAASPVKTLTFPLIEEAQKQPCRAEEKKIQIIPQHLVQKALALQTFLPDSSVLETESHSKSEASCGVKDDFFLDFTQDSEGNRILAHRNAADLRAGETVSASNITSGKTAASWINKEESQLDPEEKDGLDFQPRRGANQSKKPHQLPSSDHSLIDFSEPENVNPAITRDNIWAAGLYSSPKRTTKAQPLRECGQITGGGSAKEEWDRKTRLSSPLKQLFTQDSEGNRVISHYCQKVRSPLKDKNSMSSRLTNSPYKDCSRDTTNRNISKLEEPPQLEACYDLLFTQDSEGNRVIKH, via the exons ATGAGCAGGCCCTGGTGTGCTGGCTACAATGACATGCAACCCCCAAATCAAGGGCGGGCGAAGGCGGAGCGAGGACCTGCTGGGGCCCCCGGCTGCACCACACCTTCCACAGCTGCTGCTCATGAGGACAAG tCTCTCATATCCAGGCCAAAAGTATCTCATCGACTTCTGCAAAGGCGTTGTGATGGGTACACCTCAGTGTCTTTCAcgcaggcaggagcagctccgTCACGCACCAAGCAAACTACCCTCTCCGCCTTCTTCAGTACTCAAAAAG gtgaaaaagacaaaggaaactcCAGGTCCTCTCCCCTTATCCTAAATAAAGAACATAAAGGAATTCCTTTGGCTGCCTCCCCTGTGAAGACCTTGACGTTTCCACTGATAGAGGAAGCACAGAAGCAACCGTGCAGAGCTGAAGAGAAGAAGATACAGATTATACCCCAGCATCTTGTACAAAAAGCGCTAGCCTTGCAGACTTTTTTGCCAGACTCTTCTGTACTAGAAACAGAGTCTCACAGTAAGAGTGAAGCCTCCTGTGGGGTAAAAGACGATTTCTTCTTAGATTTCACCCAGGATTCAGAAGGCAACCGGATCCTTGCTCACAGAAACGCAGCTGATTTACGTGCAGGAGAAACAGTCTCTGCAAGCAACATAACTTCAGGAAAGACAGCAGCCTCCTGGATAAACAAAGAAGAGAGCCAGCTGGACCCAGAGGAGAAGGATGGACTTGATTTCCAACCAAGACGTGGTGCAAACCAAAGTAAGAAACCACACCAACTGCCTAGTAGTGATCATTCTTTAATTGATTTCTCTGAGCCTGAGAACGTAAATCCTGCTATAACGAGAGACAATATCTGGGCTGCTGGCTTGTATTCGTCTCCAAAAAGAACGACAAAAGCACAGCCTTTGAGAGAGTGCGGCCAAATCACTGGTGGTGGTTCAGCTAAGGAAGAATGGGACAGGAAGACCAGACTAAGCAGTCCTTTGAAGCAGTTGTTTACCCAGGATTCAGAGGGGAACAGAGTAATTTCCCACTACTGCCAGAAAGTGAGATCTCCTCTAAAAGACAAAAACAGCATGAGTAGTAGGCTGACTAACTCTCCATACAAGGATTGTTCCAGGGACACTACAAATAGGAACATAAGCAAACTCGAGGAGCCTCCTCAGTTAGAGGCATGCTACGATTTACTATTCACACAGGATTCAGAAGGGAATAGAGTTATTAAACACTGA
- the SELENON gene encoding selenoprotein N: MAGPGAAPPRLALALAALAALVAVKYYRDAEVARQQELALKSLGSEGLFLFSSLDTNNDLYLSPEEFKPIAEKLTGVAPISEFEEEETPDSSGETLSIVAKFQPLVMETMTKSKDGFLGISHVALSGLRNWTAPVAPMSVMFASQFKAFLPPKNKLDLGDLWWIIPSELNIFTGYLSNNRFYPPPPKGKEVIIHKLLSMFHPRPFVKTRFAPQGAVACIQAISAFYYTIAFRIHAEFQLNEPPDFPFWFSPGQFTGHVILSKDSSHVREFKLFVPNNRSLNVDMEWLYGASESSNMEVDIGYLPQMELESTGPSIPSVIHDENGNVIDSRDPSGEPIQFVFEEITWQQEIPWEEAAQKLELAMYPFKKVSYLPFTQAFERAKAEKKLVHSILLWGALDDQSCUGSGRTLRETVLESSPILALLNESFISSWSLVKELEELQTNRENEFYSKLADLHLEKYNFPVEMIICLPNGTVIHHINANYFLDITSMKPEDVESSIFSFSTNFEDPSTATYLQFLREGLQRAKPYLQT; encoded by the exons atggcggggcccggcgcggcccctccgcgcctggcgctggcgctggccgCCCTGGCCGCCCTGGTCGCCGTGAAGTACTACCGCGACGCCGAGGTCGCCCGGCAGCAG GAGCTGGCACTGAAGTCTCTGGGAAGCGAGgggctgtttctcttttcttctctggacACAAACAACGATCTGTACCTCAGTCCAGAGGAGTTCAAGCCAATAGCTGAGAAGCTGACGG GGGTTGCTCCCATCTCAGAAtttgaagaggaagagacgcCAGATTCAAGCGGGGAGACGTTGTCCATCGTGGCAAAATTCCAGCCTTTGGTCATGGAAACGATGACAAAGAGCAAAGACGGTTTCTTAGGA ATTTCTCATGTCGCACTGTCTGGGCTGAGGAATTGGACCGCCCCAGTAGCCCCTATGAGCGTGATGTTTGCCAGTCAGTTCAAAGCCTTTCTTCCCCCAAAGAATAAACTGGATCTTGGGGATCTGTGGTGGATAATTCCTAGTGAATTAAACATCTTCACCGGGTATCTTTCCAACAACCGATTTTACCCTCCACCTCCCAAGGGCAAAGAG GTCATAATTCACAAGCTCTTGAGCATGTTCCACCCACGGCCCTTCGTAAAAACTCGCTTTGCTCCCCAAGGAGCTGTGGCCTGCATCCAAGCCATCAGCGCCTTCTACTACACCATAGCCTTCAG GATCCATGCTGAGTTCCAGCTGAACGAGCCACCAGACTTCCCCTTCTGGTTTTCTCCAGGCCAGTTCACAGGTCACGTCATCCTCTCCAAGGATTCTTCCCATGTCCGAGAGTTTAAGCTCTTTGTCCCTAATAACAG GTCTCTGAATGTTGATATGGAGTGGCTGTATGGGGCAAGTGAAAGCAGCAACATGGAAGTGGATATAGGTTACCTGCCTCAG ATGGAGCTAGAATCGACAGGGCCTTCCATCCCCTCTGTGATCCATGACGAGAATGGGAATGTGATTGATAGCAGGGATCCCTCAGGGGAGCCCATTCAGTTTGTGTTTGAAGAGATAACCTGGCAGCAGGAAATCCCCTGGGAAGAGGCAGCCCAGAAGCTGGAATTGGCCATGTATCCGTTTAAGAAG GTTTCCTATCTTCCCTTCACGCAAGCTTTTGAgagagcaaaagcagaaaagaagctgGTGCACTCAATCCTGCTGTGGGGTGCCCTGGATGACCAGTCCTGCTGAG GTTCAGGGCGAACTCTCCGGGAGACCGTCCTGGAAAGTTCGCCCATCCTCGCCCTGCTGAACGAAAGCTTCATTAGCAGCTGGTCGCTGGTgaaggagctggaagagctgcaG ACCAACAGAGAGAACGAGTTCTACAGCAAGCTGGCTGACCTGCACCTTGAGAAGTACAACTTCCCCGTGGAGATGATCATCTGCCTCCCCAATGGCACGGTG ATTCACCATATCAATGCCAACTACTTCCTGGATATTACTTCTATGAAGCCTGAAGATGTTGAAAGTAGCATCTTTAGTTTCTCGACCAATTTTGAAGACCCTTCTACTGCAACTTACCTCCAGTTCCTGAGGGAAGGACTGCAAAGAGCAAAACCATACCTGCAAACCTAA
- the PAQR7 gene encoding membrane progestin receptor alpha has product MATAITEKLSRLFINVRQVPQLLAPLSPSTVSSSEVPKVFWKPYIHTGYRPVHQTWRYYFSTLFQQHNEAINVWTHLVATLILLLRFQQLSQRVDFGQDPHAQPLLIIIVASITYLTFSTLAHLLQAKSEFWHYSFFFMDYVGVAIYQYGSALVHYYYAIEPSWHEKIQGFYMPVAVLLAWLSCAGSCYAKYQYHQSTHFLSRLCQEMPSGLAYMLDISPVIHRIYTAQASEHADPALLYHKCQVLFFLIGAFFFSHPYPEKWFPGKCHFFGQGHQIFHVFLVLCTLAQIEAVVLDYESRRQIYSKLQGDLAHNFSALCLFTVTCSVLTATYMARKVKSKLSFKEE; this is encoded by the coding sequence ATGGCAACTGCCATCACTGAAAAGCTTAGCCGCCTTTTCATTAACGTGCGGCAGGTCCCTCAGCTGCTGGCCCCGCTGTCTCCCTCCACCGTGAGCAGTTCAGAGGTGCCGAAGGTCTTCTGGAAGCCCTACATCCACACTGGCTACCGGCCAGTTCACCAGACCTGGCGCTATTACTTCTCGACGCTCTTTCAGCAGCACAATGAGGCCATCAACGTCTGGACCCATCTGGTGGCGACGTTGATTCTGCTGCTGCGGTTCCAGCAGCTTTCGCAGCGGGTGGATTTTGGGCAGGACCCTCATGCCCAGCCCCTCCTCATCATCATTGTGGCGTCCATCACGTACCTGACGTTCAGCACCCTCGCTCATCTTCTGCAGGCCAAATCGGAGTTCTGGCACTACAGCTTCTTCTTCATGGACTACGTGGGAGTAGCCATTTATCAGTATGGCAGCGCCCTAGTGCATTACTATTATGCCATTGAGCCAAGCTGGCACGAAAAGATCCAGGGGTTTTACATGCCGGTGGCTGTCCTGTTAGCGTGGCTGTCCTGTGCGGGCTCCTGTTACGCTAAGTATCAGTACCACCAGTCCACTCACTTCCTGAGCAGGCTCTGTCAGGAAATGCCCTCTGGTCTGGCTTACATGCTCGACATTAGCCCTGTGATTCACCGAATCTATACTGCCCAGGCCTCTGAGCACGCTGACCCAGCCCTATTGTATCACAAATGCCAGGTGCTGTTTTTCCTCATTGGTGCCTTTTTCTTCTCGCACCCTTACCCAGAGAAGTGGTTCCCTGGGAAATGTCACTTTTTTGGGCAAGGCCATCAGATTTTTCATGTGTTCCTGGTCCTCTGCACTCTGGCACAGATTGAGGCAGTGGTGTTGGATTACGAGTCCAGGCGGCAGATCTATTCTAAACTTCAGGGTGACTTAGCTCATAACTTTTCTGCCCTGTGCCTTTTCACTGTAACCTGCTCTGTTCTCACAGCCACTTACATGGCCAGGAAGGTGAAGAGCAAGCTGAGTTTCAAAGAAGAGTAA
- the MTFR1L gene encoding mitochondrial fission regulator 1-like isoform X2, with product MAAEATIPIWQNKPHGSSRSVVRRIGSTLPLKPCPRATFEVLPNVSELYLSDVPPVPTLADVVWIAADDEETYARVRSDTRPLKHKWKPSPFTVIQRNASVPNLRKQEEKLLALKKPGLPALSRTTELQDELSHLRSQIAKIVAAESASASLTPDLLSPESSNASSPLPCFGPSFHSTTSFVISDITEEEAELETPELPSVSMLCSATSECCKPEPKDPDEEDSVSLSKASSFADMMGILKDIHRMKQNKDFMIAFGPNLHY from the exons ATGGCGGCGGAGGCG ACGATTCCCATTTGGCAGAACAAGCCCCACGGCTCATCACGCAGCGTTGTCAGGAGGATCGGGTCAACCCTTCCTCTAAAACCCTGTCCCAGAGCAACCTTTGAG GTTCTGCCAAACGTTTCAGAACTCTATTTAAGTGACGTCCCTCCAGTCCCCACTTTAGCAGACGTTGTGTGGATAGCAGCAGATGATGAAGAAACGTATGCCAGAGTCAG GAGCGACACTCGCCCACTGAAGCACAAGTGGAAGCCCAGTCCCTTCACTGTCATACAGCGAAACGCTTCAGTCCCCAACCTGAGGAAGCAGGAAGAGAAGCTGCTCGCCTTGAAGAAACCTGGTTTACCAGCACTGAGCCGAACAACTGAGCTCCAGGATGAGCTGAGTCACCTTCGGAGTCAGATAGCTAAAATAGTGGCTGCGGAATCAG cttctgcttCATTAACACCAGATTTATTATCTCCAGAAAGTTCAAATGCATCTTCTCCTTTACCATGTTTTGGACCCTCTTTCCACTCTACAACTTCCTTTGTCATTAGTGATATcacagaggaggaggcagaattAGAAACCCCAGAGCTCCCATCAGTTTCCATGCTTTGTTCTGCGACCTCTGAATGTTGTAAACCAGAACCAAAGGATCCTGACGAGGAAGATTCTGTGTCCCTTTCGAAGGCCAGCAGTTTTGCGGACATGATGGGCATTCTTAAAGACATTCATAGGATGAAGCAGAACAAAGACTT TATGATAGCTTTTGGACCAAACCTGCATTATTGA
- the AUNIP gene encoding aurora kinase A- and ninein-interacting protein isoform X1, whose product MLPGLIAKGLCNLCLGRVPMSRPWCAGYNDMQPPNQGRAKAERGPAGAPGCTTPSTAAAHEDKSLISRPKVSHRLLQRRCDGYTSVSFTQAGAAPSRTKQTTLSAFFSTQKGEKDKGNSRSSPLILNKEHKGIPLAASPVKTLTFPLIEEAQKQPCRAEEKKIQIIPQHLVQKALALQTFLPDSSVLETESHSKSEASCGVKDDFFLDFTQDSEGNRILAHRNAADLRAGETVSASNITSGKTAASWINKEESQLDPEEKDGLDFQPRRGANQSKKPHQLPSSDHSLIDFSEPENVNPAITRDNIWAAGLYSSPKRTTKAQPLRECGQITGGGSAKEEWDRKTRLSSPLKQLFTQDSEGNRVISHYCQKVRSPLKDKNSMSSRLTNSPYKDCSRDTTNRNISKLEEPPQLEACYDLLFTQDSEGNRVIKH is encoded by the exons ATGCTACCTGGTCTCATAGCAAAAG GTCTCTGCAACCTCTGCCTTGGAAGAGTGCCTATGAGCAGGCCCTGGTGTGCTGGCTACAATGACATGCAACCCCCAAATCAAGGGCGGGCGAAGGCGGAGCGAGGACCTGCTGGGGCCCCCGGCTGCACCACACCTTCCACAGCTGCTGCTCATGAGGACAAG tCTCTCATATCCAGGCCAAAAGTATCTCATCGACTTCTGCAAAGGCGTTGTGATGGGTACACCTCAGTGTCTTTCAcgcaggcaggagcagctccgTCACGCACCAAGCAAACTACCCTCTCCGCCTTCTTCAGTACTCAAAAAG gtgaaaaagacaaaggaaactcCAGGTCCTCTCCCCTTATCCTAAATAAAGAACATAAAGGAATTCCTTTGGCTGCCTCCCCTGTGAAGACCTTGACGTTTCCACTGATAGAGGAAGCACAGAAGCAACCGTGCAGAGCTGAAGAGAAGAAGATACAGATTATACCCCAGCATCTTGTACAAAAAGCGCTAGCCTTGCAGACTTTTTTGCCAGACTCTTCTGTACTAGAAACAGAGTCTCACAGTAAGAGTGAAGCCTCCTGTGGGGTAAAAGACGATTTCTTCTTAGATTTCACCCAGGATTCAGAAGGCAACCGGATCCTTGCTCACAGAAACGCAGCTGATTTACGTGCAGGAGAAACAGTCTCTGCAAGCAACATAACTTCAGGAAAGACAGCAGCCTCCTGGATAAACAAAGAAGAGAGCCAGCTGGACCCAGAGGAGAAGGATGGACTTGATTTCCAACCAAGACGTGGTGCAAACCAAAGTAAGAAACCACACCAACTGCCTAGTAGTGATCATTCTTTAATTGATTTCTCTGAGCCTGAGAACGTAAATCCTGCTATAACGAGAGACAATATCTGGGCTGCTGGCTTGTATTCGTCTCCAAAAAGAACGACAAAAGCACAGCCTTTGAGAGAGTGCGGCCAAATCACTGGTGGTGGTTCAGCTAAGGAAGAATGGGACAGGAAGACCAGACTAAGCAGTCCTTTGAAGCAGTTGTTTACCCAGGATTCAGAGGGGAACAGAGTAATTTCCCACTACTGCCAGAAAGTGAGATCTCCTCTAAAAGACAAAAACAGCATGAGTAGTAGGCTGACTAACTCTCCATACAAGGATTGTTCCAGGGACACTACAAATAGGAACATAAGCAAACTCGAGGAGCCTCCTCAGTTAGAGGCATGCTACGATTTACTATTCACACAGGATTCAGAAGGGAATAGAGTTATTAAACACTGA
- the AUNIP gene encoding aurora kinase A- and ninein-interacting protein isoform X4, translating into MKRRRGGSAAQQVGACDVWLDTAKLKQRPVESLISRPKVSHRLLQRRCDGYTSVSFTQAGAAPSRTKQTTLSAFFSTQKGEKDKGNSRSSPLILNKEHKGIPLAASPVKTLTFPLIEEAQKQPCRAEEKKIQIIPQHLVQKALALQTFLPDSSVLETESHSKSEASCGVKDDFFLDFTQDSEGNRILAHRNAADLRAGETVSASNITSGKTAASWINKEESQLDPEEKDGLDFQPRRGANQSKKPHQLPSSDHSLIDFSEPENVNPAITRDNIWAAGLYSSPKRTTKAQPLRECGQITGGGSAKEEWDRKTRLSSPLKQLFTQDSEGNRVISHYCQKVRSPLKDKNSMSSRLTNSPYKDCSRDTTNRNISKLEEPPQLEACYDLLFTQDSEGNRVIKH; encoded by the exons ATGAAGCGCAGACGCGGAGGCAGCGCTGCCCAGCAGGTCGGGGCCTGCGATGTCTGGCTGGACACGGCGAAGCTGAAGCAGCGCCCGGTAGAG tCTCTCATATCCAGGCCAAAAGTATCTCATCGACTTCTGCAAAGGCGTTGTGATGGGTACACCTCAGTGTCTTTCAcgcaggcaggagcagctccgTCACGCACCAAGCAAACTACCCTCTCCGCCTTCTTCAGTACTCAAAAAG gtgaaaaagacaaaggaaactcCAGGTCCTCTCCCCTTATCCTAAATAAAGAACATAAAGGAATTCCTTTGGCTGCCTCCCCTGTGAAGACCTTGACGTTTCCACTGATAGAGGAAGCACAGAAGCAACCGTGCAGAGCTGAAGAGAAGAAGATACAGATTATACCCCAGCATCTTGTACAAAAAGCGCTAGCCTTGCAGACTTTTTTGCCAGACTCTTCTGTACTAGAAACAGAGTCTCACAGTAAGAGTGAAGCCTCCTGTGGGGTAAAAGACGATTTCTTCTTAGATTTCACCCAGGATTCAGAAGGCAACCGGATCCTTGCTCACAGAAACGCAGCTGATTTACGTGCAGGAGAAACAGTCTCTGCAAGCAACATAACTTCAGGAAAGACAGCAGCCTCCTGGATAAACAAAGAAGAGAGCCAGCTGGACCCAGAGGAGAAGGATGGACTTGATTTCCAACCAAGACGTGGTGCAAACCAAAGTAAGAAACCACACCAACTGCCTAGTAGTGATCATTCTTTAATTGATTTCTCTGAGCCTGAGAACGTAAATCCTGCTATAACGAGAGACAATATCTGGGCTGCTGGCTTGTATTCGTCTCCAAAAAGAACGACAAAAGCACAGCCTTTGAGAGAGTGCGGCCAAATCACTGGTGGTGGTTCAGCTAAGGAAGAATGGGACAGGAAGACCAGACTAAGCAGTCCTTTGAAGCAGTTGTTTACCCAGGATTCAGAGGGGAACAGAGTAATTTCCCACTACTGCCAGAAAGTGAGATCTCCTCTAAAAGACAAAAACAGCATGAGTAGTAGGCTGACTAACTCTCCATACAAGGATTGTTCCAGGGACACTACAAATAGGAACATAAGCAAACTCGAGGAGCCTCCTCAGTTAGAGGCATGCTACGATTTACTATTCACACAGGATTCAGAAGGGAATAGAGTTATTAAACACTGA
- the MTFR1L gene encoding mitochondrial fission regulator 1-like isoform X1: MAAEATIPIWQNKPHGSSRSVVRRIGSTLPLKPCPRATFEVLPNVSELYLSDVPPVPTLADVVWIAADDEETYARVRSDTRPLKHKWKPSPFTVIQRNASVPNLRKQEEKLLALKKPGLPALSRTTELQDELSHLRSQIAKIVAAESASASLTPDLLSPESSNASSPLPCFGPSFHSTTSFVISDITEEEAELETPELPSVSMLCSATSECCKPEPKDPDEEDSVSLSKASSFADMMGILKDIHRMKQNKDLNRTSMKEEDPAVLIAEVLRRKFALKDEDLTMKEK, from the exons ATGGCGGCGGAGGCG ACGATTCCCATTTGGCAGAACAAGCCCCACGGCTCATCACGCAGCGTTGTCAGGAGGATCGGGTCAACCCTTCCTCTAAAACCCTGTCCCAGAGCAACCTTTGAG GTTCTGCCAAACGTTTCAGAACTCTATTTAAGTGACGTCCCTCCAGTCCCCACTTTAGCAGACGTTGTGTGGATAGCAGCAGATGATGAAGAAACGTATGCCAGAGTCAG GAGCGACACTCGCCCACTGAAGCACAAGTGGAAGCCCAGTCCCTTCACTGTCATACAGCGAAACGCTTCAGTCCCCAACCTGAGGAAGCAGGAAGAGAAGCTGCTCGCCTTGAAGAAACCTGGTTTACCAGCACTGAGCCGAACAACTGAGCTCCAGGATGAGCTGAGTCACCTTCGGAGTCAGATAGCTAAAATAGTGGCTGCGGAATCAG cttctgcttCATTAACACCAGATTTATTATCTCCAGAAAGTTCAAATGCATCTTCTCCTTTACCATGTTTTGGACCCTCTTTCCACTCTACAACTTCCTTTGTCATTAGTGATATcacagaggaggaggcagaattAGAAACCCCAGAGCTCCCATCAGTTTCCATGCTTTGTTCTGCGACCTCTGAATGTTGTAAACCAGAACCAAAGGATCCTGACGAGGAAGATTCTGTGTCCCTTTCGAAGGCCAGCAGTTTTGCGGACATGATGGGCATTCTTAAAGACATTCATAGGATGAAGCAGAACAAAGACTT AAATCGAACTTCAATGAAGGAGGAAGACCCTGCTGTTCTTATAGCAGAAGTTTTGAGAAGAAAATTTGCCCTCAAGGACGAAGATCTAACCATGAAAGAGAAATGA
- the AUNIP gene encoding aurora kinase A- and ninein-interacting protein isoform X3, translated as MLPGLIAKGRAKAERGPAGAPGCTTPSTAAAHEDKSLISRPKVSHRLLQRRCDGYTSVSFTQAGAAPSRTKQTTLSAFFSTQKGEKDKGNSRSSPLILNKEHKGIPLAASPVKTLTFPLIEEAQKQPCRAEEKKIQIIPQHLVQKALALQTFLPDSSVLETESHSKSEASCGVKDDFFLDFTQDSEGNRILAHRNAADLRAGETVSASNITSGKTAASWINKEESQLDPEEKDGLDFQPRRGANQSKKPHQLPSSDHSLIDFSEPENVNPAITRDNIWAAGLYSSPKRTTKAQPLRECGQITGGGSAKEEWDRKTRLSSPLKQLFTQDSEGNRVISHYCQKVRSPLKDKNSMSSRLTNSPYKDCSRDTTNRNISKLEEPPQLEACYDLLFTQDSEGNRVIKH; from the exons ATGCTACCTGGTCTCATAGCAAAAG GGCGGGCGAAGGCGGAGCGAGGACCTGCTGGGGCCCCCGGCTGCACCACACCTTCCACAGCTGCTGCTCATGAGGACAAG tCTCTCATATCCAGGCCAAAAGTATCTCATCGACTTCTGCAAAGGCGTTGTGATGGGTACACCTCAGTGTCTTTCAcgcaggcaggagcagctccgTCACGCACCAAGCAAACTACCCTCTCCGCCTTCTTCAGTACTCAAAAAG gtgaaaaagacaaaggaaactcCAGGTCCTCTCCCCTTATCCTAAATAAAGAACATAAAGGAATTCCTTTGGCTGCCTCCCCTGTGAAGACCTTGACGTTTCCACTGATAGAGGAAGCACAGAAGCAACCGTGCAGAGCTGAAGAGAAGAAGATACAGATTATACCCCAGCATCTTGTACAAAAAGCGCTAGCCTTGCAGACTTTTTTGCCAGACTCTTCTGTACTAGAAACAGAGTCTCACAGTAAGAGTGAAGCCTCCTGTGGGGTAAAAGACGATTTCTTCTTAGATTTCACCCAGGATTCAGAAGGCAACCGGATCCTTGCTCACAGAAACGCAGCTGATTTACGTGCAGGAGAAACAGTCTCTGCAAGCAACATAACTTCAGGAAAGACAGCAGCCTCCTGGATAAACAAAGAAGAGAGCCAGCTGGACCCAGAGGAGAAGGATGGACTTGATTTCCAACCAAGACGTGGTGCAAACCAAAGTAAGAAACCACACCAACTGCCTAGTAGTGATCATTCTTTAATTGATTTCTCTGAGCCTGAGAACGTAAATCCTGCTATAACGAGAGACAATATCTGGGCTGCTGGCTTGTATTCGTCTCCAAAAAGAACGACAAAAGCACAGCCTTTGAGAGAGTGCGGCCAAATCACTGGTGGTGGTTCAGCTAAGGAAGAATGGGACAGGAAGACCAGACTAAGCAGTCCTTTGAAGCAGTTGTTTACCCAGGATTCAGAGGGGAACAGAGTAATTTCCCACTACTGCCAGAAAGTGAGATCTCCTCTAAAAGACAAAAACAGCATGAGTAGTAGGCTGACTAACTCTCCATACAAGGATTGTTCCAGGGACACTACAAATAGGAACATAAGCAAACTCGAGGAGCCTCCTCAGTTAGAGGCATGCTACGATTTACTATTCACACAGGATTCAGAAGGGAATAGAGTTATTAAACACTGA